From the genome of Vicia villosa cultivar HV-30 ecotype Madison, WI linkage group LG2, Vvil1.0, whole genome shotgun sequence, one region includes:
- the LOC131652303 gene encoding uncharacterized protein LOC131652303 isoform X2, with amino-acid sequence MEELIKVCDTCGNVGRKYLLALCKKCTDGAQHTYCMRVKLEKVPDYWTCEECTPRDVRRRKGRLSKTPLNLDDSMLKSGSSKLKMKAELGKAGCLKKQKVGRNPVSHDDRKGKGPKLVSDSMSLNSLISEKSNTSSKVLLADAYGLHNPTPCLLISDSGVNARKNGKETISSGDSLFSGSSFRNLDVVESSEKLDHKLQSDQNTHKDSDCPNINMKNRSQQVEDPIEVARVIIKDPAFDEWSRLIDTILIEEARPLHDHLKPDLHSSWTGRFQIHNIEGIARTCDGFQANLSTFCSVKILDFVNSLPEIIILEEIPRSRIWFSLFMGNQVTKEHIDLYFFAKDVNSYSTHRGLMDCMTNNDLALKANLDGADLLIFPSNVLPKESQCSSNSLFLWGVFKERKANNSTNSNTQISNALESANGDTKKYQSFNLNVLPEDVDDETVVAGILGSDSKSGRNAHVEESKKDMENTRYSQFAVPASFSDAPASASIAAPASASTAAPASVAPSNVHLHRTGQVEESEKDMKNTHYSQFATPASFSDAPASASTAALASVAAPKIPFRRTGQERKADSEKQIIQVNSKNEFTSGHMGDTLSGRVQTSLAKAERHMDRKVEATSYVASDYSLTKCVTALEEIQGISDDIYGKALKKFKDPDWREMFIAMSDDRKRGWLLRL; translated from the exons ATGGAAGAATTG ATTAAAGTTTGTGATACATGTGGCAATGTGGGGAGGAAATACTTGCTGGCTCTTTGTAAAAAATGCACCGATGGTGCACAACACAC ATATTGTATGCGTGTTAAGCTGGAGAAAGTTCCTGATTACTGGACGTGTGAAGAGTGTACGCCAAGGGATGTCAGAAGAAGGAAAGGACGGCTATCTAAAACTCCACTGAACCTTGATG ACTCTATGTTGAAGTCAGGTTCATCCAAATTGAAAATGAAAGCGGAGTTAGGAAAAGCTGGTTGTTTGAAAAAGCAGAAGGTTGGGAGAAATCCTGTTTCTCATGATGATAGAAAGGGAAAAGGTCCTAAATTGGTATCTGATTCTATGTCATTAAATAGTCTTATCTCAGAGAAATCAAATACTAGTTCTAAGGTTCTCCTAGCGGATGCTTATGGGTTACACAATCCTACACCGTGCTTATTGATTTCTGATTCTGGTGTCAATGCAagaaaaaatggaaaggaaaccATTTCTAGTGGTGATTCTTTATTTTCAGGTTCCAGTTTTCGCAATCTTGATGTTGTTGAAAGTTCAGAAAAATTGGATCATAAATTACAAAGCGATCAAAACACTCATAAGGACTCAGATTGTCcaaatataaatatgaaaaaCAGGAGCCAGCAAGTGGAGGACCCCATAGAAGTTGCCAGAGTTATAATCAAAGACCCTGCTTTTGATGAATGGTCCAGACTGATCGACACAATTCTGATTGAGGAAGCACGTCCTTTACATGATCATCTCAAGCCGGATTTGCATTCTTCATGGAC AGGAAGATTTCAGATACACAACATTGAAGGGATTGCAAGGACTTGTGATGGGTTTCAAGCTAATCTATCAACTTTTTGTTCAGTTAAAATTCTTGATTTTGTGAACAGTCTTCCTGAGATTATTATACTGGAGGAAATCCCTCGATCGAGGATCTGGTTCTCTCTCTTTATGGGAAATCAAGTCACTAAGGAACATATTGATCTCTACTTTTTTGCTAAAGATGTTAATAG CTATTCTACACATAGAGGATTGATGGATTGCATGACCAATAATGATTTGGCTCTGAAAGCAAATTTGGATGGGGCTGATCTTTTAATTTTTCCATCAAATGTTCTGCCTAAGGAAAGCCAGT GTTCGAGTAATTCGCTGTTCTTATGGGGTGTATTCAAAGAAAGAAAGGCGAATAACTCCACAAACTCAAACACACAAATCTCAAATGCTCTAGAG TCAGCAAATGGAGACACGAAGAAATATCAGTCATTCAATCTGAATGTTTTGCCAGAAGATGTAGATGATGAAACAGTAGTAGCTGGAATTCTTGGAAGTGACAGCAAAAGTGGTAGAAATGCACAT GTTGAAGAATCCAAAAAGGATATGGAGAACACTCGCTATTCACAATTCGCCGTGCCCGCCTCCTTTTCTGATGCGCCTGCTTCTGCCTCGATTGCTGCGCCTGCTTCTGCCTCGACTGCTGCGCCTGCCTCTGTTGCACCTTCAAATGTTCATCTTCATCGCACAGGACAG GTTGAAGAATCTGAAAAGGATATGAAGAATACTCATTATTCACAATTCGCCACACCTGCCTCCTTCTCTGATGCGCCCGCTTCTGCCTCGACTGCTGCGCTTGCCTCTGTTGCAGCTCCCAAAATCCCTTTTCGTCGCACAGGACAG gaGCGCAAGGCAGACAGTGAAAAGCAAATCATTCAAGTAAACTCCAAAAATGAGTTTACATCTGGTCATATGGGAGACACACTTTCTGGGCGGGTTCAAACATCTTTGGCAAAAGCAGAGAGGCACATGGATAGGAAGGTGGAGGCTACTTCATATGTTGCATCAGATTATTCTCTTACCAAATGTGTGACTGCTCTTGAAGAGATACAAGGTATTTCAGATGACATCTATGGAAAAGCCTTAAAAAAGTTTAAGGATCCTGATTGGAGGGAAATGTTTATTGCTATGTCTGATGATAGGAAACGTGGATGGCTACTTAGACTataa
- the LOC131652303 gene encoding uncharacterized protein LOC131652303 isoform X3, giving the protein MPQSQQLKPRSPSNALMEELIKVCDTCGNVGRKYLLALCKKCTDGAQHTYCMRVKLEKVPDYWTCEECTPRDVRRRKGRLSKTPLNLDDSMLKSGSSKLKMKAELGKAGCLKKQKVGRNPVSHDDRKGKGPKLVSDSMSLNSLISEKSNTSSKVLLADAYGLHNPTPCLLISDSGVNARKNGKETISSGDSLFSGSSFRNLDVVESSEKLDHKLQSDQNTHKDSDCPNINMKNRSQQVEDPIEVARVIIKDPAFDEWSRLIDTILIEEARPLHDHLKPDLHSSWTGRFQIHNIEGIARTCDGFQANLSTFCSVKILDFVNSLPEIIILEEIPRSRIWFSLFMGNQVTKEHIDLYFFAKDVNSYSTHRGLMDCMTNNDLALKANLDGADLLIFPSNVLPKESQCSSNSLFLWGVFKERKANNSTNSNTQISNALESANGDTKKYQSFNLNVLPEDVDDETVVAGILGSDSKSGRNAHVEESKKDMENTRYSQFAVPASFSDAPASASIAAPASASTAAPASVAPSNVHLHRTGQERKADSEKQIIQVNSKNEFTSGHMGDTLSGRVQTSLAKAERHMDRKVEATSYVASDYSLTKCVTALEEIQGISDDIYGKALKKFKDPDWREMFIAMSDDRKRGWLLRL; this is encoded by the exons ATGCCACAGTCTCAGCAATTGAAGCCTCGAAGTCCTAGCAACGCTTTAATGGAAGAATTG ATTAAAGTTTGTGATACATGTGGCAATGTGGGGAGGAAATACTTGCTGGCTCTTTGTAAAAAATGCACCGATGGTGCACAACACAC ATATTGTATGCGTGTTAAGCTGGAGAAAGTTCCTGATTACTGGACGTGTGAAGAGTGTACGCCAAGGGATGTCAGAAGAAGGAAAGGACGGCTATCTAAAACTCCACTGAACCTTGATG ACTCTATGTTGAAGTCAGGTTCATCCAAATTGAAAATGAAAGCGGAGTTAGGAAAAGCTGGTTGTTTGAAAAAGCAGAAGGTTGGGAGAAATCCTGTTTCTCATGATGATAGAAAGGGAAAAGGTCCTAAATTGGTATCTGATTCTATGTCATTAAATAGTCTTATCTCAGAGAAATCAAATACTAGTTCTAAGGTTCTCCTAGCGGATGCTTATGGGTTACACAATCCTACACCGTGCTTATTGATTTCTGATTCTGGTGTCAATGCAagaaaaaatggaaaggaaaccATTTCTAGTGGTGATTCTTTATTTTCAGGTTCCAGTTTTCGCAATCTTGATGTTGTTGAAAGTTCAGAAAAATTGGATCATAAATTACAAAGCGATCAAAACACTCATAAGGACTCAGATTGTCcaaatataaatatgaaaaaCAGGAGCCAGCAAGTGGAGGACCCCATAGAAGTTGCCAGAGTTATAATCAAAGACCCTGCTTTTGATGAATGGTCCAGACTGATCGACACAATTCTGATTGAGGAAGCACGTCCTTTACATGATCATCTCAAGCCGGATTTGCATTCTTCATGGAC AGGAAGATTTCAGATACACAACATTGAAGGGATTGCAAGGACTTGTGATGGGTTTCAAGCTAATCTATCAACTTTTTGTTCAGTTAAAATTCTTGATTTTGTGAACAGTCTTCCTGAGATTATTATACTGGAGGAAATCCCTCGATCGAGGATCTGGTTCTCTCTCTTTATGGGAAATCAAGTCACTAAGGAACATATTGATCTCTACTTTTTTGCTAAAGATGTTAATAG CTATTCTACACATAGAGGATTGATGGATTGCATGACCAATAATGATTTGGCTCTGAAAGCAAATTTGGATGGGGCTGATCTTTTAATTTTTCCATCAAATGTTCTGCCTAAGGAAAGCCAGT GTTCGAGTAATTCGCTGTTCTTATGGGGTGTATTCAAAGAAAGAAAGGCGAATAACTCCACAAACTCAAACACACAAATCTCAAATGCTCTAGAG TCAGCAAATGGAGACACGAAGAAATATCAGTCATTCAATCTGAATGTTTTGCCAGAAGATGTAGATGATGAAACAGTAGTAGCTGGAATTCTTGGAAGTGACAGCAAAAGTGGTAGAAATGCACAT GTTGAAGAATCCAAAAAGGATATGGAGAACACTCGCTATTCACAATTCGCCGTGCCCGCCTCCTTTTCTGATGCGCCTGCTTCTGCCTCGATTGCTGCGCCTGCTTCTGCCTCGACTGCTGCGCCTGCCTCTGTTGCACCTTCAAATGTTCATCTTCATCGCACAGGACAG gaGCGCAAGGCAGACAGTGAAAAGCAAATCATTCAAGTAAACTCCAAAAATGAGTTTACATCTGGTCATATGGGAGACACACTTTCTGGGCGGGTTCAAACATCTTTGGCAAAAGCAGAGAGGCACATGGATAGGAAGGTGGAGGCTACTTCATATGTTGCATCAGATTATTCTCTTACCAAATGTGTGACTGCTCTTGAAGAGATACAAGGTATTTCAGATGACATCTATGGAAAAGCCTTAAAAAAGTTTAAGGATCCTGATTGGAGGGAAATGTTTATTGCTATGTCTGATGATAGGAAACGTGGATGGCTACTTAGACTataa
- the LOC131652303 gene encoding uncharacterized protein LOC131652303 isoform X1, whose amino-acid sequence MPQSQQLKPRSPSNALMEELIKVCDTCGNVGRKYLLALCKKCTDGAQHTYCMRVKLEKVPDYWTCEECTPRDVRRRKGRLSKTPLNLDDSMLKSGSSKLKMKAELGKAGCLKKQKVGRNPVSHDDRKGKGPKLVSDSMSLNSLISEKSNTSSKVLLADAYGLHNPTPCLLISDSGVNARKNGKETISSGDSLFSGSSFRNLDVVESSEKLDHKLQSDQNTHKDSDCPNINMKNRSQQVEDPIEVARVIIKDPAFDEWSRLIDTILIEEARPLHDHLKPDLHSSWTGRFQIHNIEGIARTCDGFQANLSTFCSVKILDFVNSLPEIIILEEIPRSRIWFSLFMGNQVTKEHIDLYFFAKDVNSYSTHRGLMDCMTNNDLALKANLDGADLLIFPSNVLPKESQCSSNSLFLWGVFKERKANNSTNSNTQISNALESANGDTKKYQSFNLNVLPEDVDDETVVAGILGSDSKSGRNAHVEESKKDMENTRYSQFAVPASFSDAPASASIAAPASASTAAPASVAPSNVHLHRTGQVEESEKDMKNTHYSQFATPASFSDAPASASTAALASVAAPKIPFRRTGQERKADSEKQIIQVNSKNEFTSGHMGDTLSGRVQTSLAKAERHMDRKVEATSYVASDYSLTKCVTALEEIQGISDDIYGKALKKFKDPDWREMFIAMSDDRKRGWLLRL is encoded by the exons ATGCCACAGTCTCAGCAATTGAAGCCTCGAAGTCCTAGCAACGCTTTAATGGAAGAATTG ATTAAAGTTTGTGATACATGTGGCAATGTGGGGAGGAAATACTTGCTGGCTCTTTGTAAAAAATGCACCGATGGTGCACAACACAC ATATTGTATGCGTGTTAAGCTGGAGAAAGTTCCTGATTACTGGACGTGTGAAGAGTGTACGCCAAGGGATGTCAGAAGAAGGAAAGGACGGCTATCTAAAACTCCACTGAACCTTGATG ACTCTATGTTGAAGTCAGGTTCATCCAAATTGAAAATGAAAGCGGAGTTAGGAAAAGCTGGTTGTTTGAAAAAGCAGAAGGTTGGGAGAAATCCTGTTTCTCATGATGATAGAAAGGGAAAAGGTCCTAAATTGGTATCTGATTCTATGTCATTAAATAGTCTTATCTCAGAGAAATCAAATACTAGTTCTAAGGTTCTCCTAGCGGATGCTTATGGGTTACACAATCCTACACCGTGCTTATTGATTTCTGATTCTGGTGTCAATGCAagaaaaaatggaaaggaaaccATTTCTAGTGGTGATTCTTTATTTTCAGGTTCCAGTTTTCGCAATCTTGATGTTGTTGAAAGTTCAGAAAAATTGGATCATAAATTACAAAGCGATCAAAACACTCATAAGGACTCAGATTGTCcaaatataaatatgaaaaaCAGGAGCCAGCAAGTGGAGGACCCCATAGAAGTTGCCAGAGTTATAATCAAAGACCCTGCTTTTGATGAATGGTCCAGACTGATCGACACAATTCTGATTGAGGAAGCACGTCCTTTACATGATCATCTCAAGCCGGATTTGCATTCTTCATGGAC AGGAAGATTTCAGATACACAACATTGAAGGGATTGCAAGGACTTGTGATGGGTTTCAAGCTAATCTATCAACTTTTTGTTCAGTTAAAATTCTTGATTTTGTGAACAGTCTTCCTGAGATTATTATACTGGAGGAAATCCCTCGATCGAGGATCTGGTTCTCTCTCTTTATGGGAAATCAAGTCACTAAGGAACATATTGATCTCTACTTTTTTGCTAAAGATGTTAATAG CTATTCTACACATAGAGGATTGATGGATTGCATGACCAATAATGATTTGGCTCTGAAAGCAAATTTGGATGGGGCTGATCTTTTAATTTTTCCATCAAATGTTCTGCCTAAGGAAAGCCAGT GTTCGAGTAATTCGCTGTTCTTATGGGGTGTATTCAAAGAAAGAAAGGCGAATAACTCCACAAACTCAAACACACAAATCTCAAATGCTCTAGAG TCAGCAAATGGAGACACGAAGAAATATCAGTCATTCAATCTGAATGTTTTGCCAGAAGATGTAGATGATGAAACAGTAGTAGCTGGAATTCTTGGAAGTGACAGCAAAAGTGGTAGAAATGCACAT GTTGAAGAATCCAAAAAGGATATGGAGAACACTCGCTATTCACAATTCGCCGTGCCCGCCTCCTTTTCTGATGCGCCTGCTTCTGCCTCGATTGCTGCGCCTGCTTCTGCCTCGACTGCTGCGCCTGCCTCTGTTGCACCTTCAAATGTTCATCTTCATCGCACAGGACAG GTTGAAGAATCTGAAAAGGATATGAAGAATACTCATTATTCACAATTCGCCACACCTGCCTCCTTCTCTGATGCGCCCGCTTCTGCCTCGACTGCTGCGCTTGCCTCTGTTGCAGCTCCCAAAATCCCTTTTCGTCGCACAGGACAG gaGCGCAAGGCAGACAGTGAAAAGCAAATCATTCAAGTAAACTCCAAAAATGAGTTTACATCTGGTCATATGGGAGACACACTTTCTGGGCGGGTTCAAACATCTTTGGCAAAAGCAGAGAGGCACATGGATAGGAAGGTGGAGGCTACTTCATATGTTGCATCAGATTATTCTCTTACCAAATGTGTGACTGCTCTTGAAGAGATACAAGGTATTTCAGATGACATCTATGGAAAAGCCTTAAAAAAGTTTAAGGATCCTGATTGGAGGGAAATGTTTATTGCTATGTCTGATGATAGGAAACGTGGATGGCTACTTAGACTataa